From Candidatus Binatia bacterium, one genomic window encodes:
- the atpE gene encoding ATP synthase F0 subunit C has protein sequence MRKRWMTPVLTVLTVLLVQAPAFAAEGAMGDSKGWIALAAGLAIGMAAVGAGLGQGRAVAAAMESIGRNPNAADRIQTPMIIGIAFMEALAIYALVIAFALQGKI, from the coding sequence CGGTGTTGACCGTGTTACTGGTGCAAGCTCCGGCATTCGCCGCGGAGGGCGCGATGGGCGATTCCAAAGGATGGATCGCGCTGGCGGCCGGGCTCGCCATTGGCATGGCGGCAGTTGGCGCCGGTTTGGGCCAAGGGCGCGCGGTGGCAGCGGCCATGGAATCGATTGGCCGCAATCCCAACGCGGCGGACCGTATCCAGACGCCGATGATCATCGGCATCGCCTTCATGGAAGCGTTGGCGATCTACGCGCTGGTGATCGCGTTCGCCCTGCAAGGGAAGATCTAA